The candidate division KSB1 bacterium genome has a segment encoding these proteins:
- a CDS encoding PQQ-binding-like beta-propeller repeat protein codes for MSKKIVNNKIYFLLFLTTILLATNLIAQDTKISSDGVNWPSFRGMNASGIAENYSTPTTWNVEKSENIKWKVPVEGLGHSSPIIWGDQIYVTTTISGKDNPQLKVGLYGNIASVEDETIHKWKIYAINKNSGEIVWQNLGYEGVPRVKRHTKATHSNSTPATDGRYIVTFFGSEGLFCYTMDGKQLWHKDLGLLDSGYYKSPKAQWGFASSPVIYKDRVIVQCDVQKNSFIAAFDIKTGDELWRTGRDEVPTWGTPTIHISPQRSQVIVNGYKHIGGYDLNSGKELWKLVGGGDIPIPTPVIAHDLIFITNAHGRAAPMYAIRLNASGDISLNDDASSNDYIAWSVQRNGAYMQTPLVYGNYIYSSRNNGVLKCYNAKTGEMIYQERIGSGKTGFSASPVAANGKLYFTSEYGDIYVLQAGPEFKVLAINPMDEICMATPAISAGVLYFRTQNHLVAVGE; via the coding sequence GTGAGTAAAAAAATTGTGAATAACAAAATTTACTTTTTATTGTTTTTAACCACTATCCTTTTAGCAACTAATTTAATTGCCCAGGACACAAAAATCAGTTCGGATGGCGTCAATTGGCCGAGTTTCCGTGGTATGAATGCCAGTGGTATTGCCGAAAATTACTCGACTCCCACAACCTGGAATGTAGAGAAATCCGAAAATATTAAATGGAAAGTTCCGGTTGAAGGTCTCGGCCATTCCAGTCCTATTATTTGGGGAGATCAAATCTATGTCACAACAACAATTAGCGGGAAAGACAATCCACAATTAAAAGTTGGATTATATGGAAATATTGCCTCGGTTGAAGACGAAACGATTCACAAATGGAAAATTTATGCGATTAATAAAAATAGCGGGGAAATTGTCTGGCAGAATTTAGGATATGAAGGAGTGCCGAGAGTTAAGCGGCATACTAAAGCCACCCATTCAAATTCAACACCGGCAACAGATGGGCGCTATATTGTCACATTCTTTGGTTCCGAAGGTTTATTCTGTTACACGATGGATGGGAAACAGCTTTGGCACAAAGACCTTGGTTTGCTGGATTCCGGTTATTACAAATCTCCAAAAGCTCAATGGGGCTTTGCCAGTTCTCCTGTAATTTATAAAGATAGGGTGATTGTACAATGTGATGTTCAAAAAAATTCGTTTATTGCAGCATTTGATATAAAAACCGGCGACGAGCTTTGGCGCACCGGACGCGATGAGGTTCCTACCTGGGGAACTCCAACTATTCATATTTCACCACAACGATCACAGGTTATCGTGAACGGCTATAAGCATATCGGTGGTTATGATTTAAATAGTGGCAAAGAACTGTGGAAACTCGTCGGCGGTGGAGATATTCCGATACCGACACCCGTCATTGCCCATGACCTGATTTTTATCACCAATGCGCATGGGAGGGCAGCGCCAATGTATGCCATTCGGTTGAATGCAAGCGGCGATATCTCTTTAAATGACGATGCCAGCTCAAACGATTATATTGCCTGGAGTGTACAACGAAATGGCGCTTATATGCAAACGCCCCTGGTTTATGGAAATTATATTTACAGCAGCCGGAATAACGGAGTATTAAAATGCTACAACGCAAAAACAGGGGAGATGATTTATCAAGAACGTATTGGCAGTGGAAAAACCGGTTTTAGCGCTTCCCCGGTAGCAGCGAATGGTAAGCTCTATTTTACCAGTGAGTATGGCGATATTTACGTGCTCCAGGCAGGTCCTGAGTTCAAAGTGCTTGCGATAAATCCGATGGACGAGATATGCATGGCAACGCCGGCAATTTCGGCAGGCGTCCTATATTTCAGAACCCAGAATCATTTGGTTGCAGTGGGGGAGTGA